Proteins encoded in a region of the Oncorhynchus clarkii lewisi isolate Uvic-CL-2024 chromosome 18, UVic_Ocla_1.0, whole genome shotgun sequence genome:
- the LOC139373149 gene encoding toll-like receptor 13: protein MTLKITMPGERSGSTFSQLRLCLCFLMYCWVLADPVCGYFLKNCTIRGNLSDNFNMKVLCYNRNIEVMPINIPCKVSVLDVAMNNISKIRRLDFKGLSNLKILNMSRNQISQVDNDALLPLKALRELNLAHNRLTTLSDHLFQGLANLSLLHLDNNLIATISSSSFQPLSSLKTVNLTKNNLHNMKEVQPIVQLPHLQELYIGSNRFTSFQSQEISNMSIELRLLDLSRNPLGVFRITTDVLPYLEVLDIAYCGQLGHMEWDVLDRSFLRNVKSLNLSGIEMSLERMAMVLQTVNSSLVHLRLYDISEERVKALIDFACNIPTLSLLRLHHNNISALSEEFLQSCKQVTEVDLENNNIIQLSEVSFRSMEQLSTLRLGHNRLSSVPDASRNISTLMLLDLSFNIIHKLGCSDFSNLTGLTQLFLFHNQISNLPGCVFQDLKDLRILKLGSNKILALNDDFMSGLHKLEFLSMSYNKLSSISKGDFKGLASLKTLLLFDNQIASLEDGAFEGLVNLTELRLQSNKITQIDIRNTVLTGLPHLRTLDISCNYITYVNDDKLDPPPLSHLTSLENLLIFSQRHKGLCHLPINFLEGLTSLLSFQAGSLNIKDLHPDTFIHTPQLWFLDMSKNEFTALTPKLFHPTPSLNRLYLPKARLQSLDFLKGANLSRVTFLQVRKNDITTVNETVLQSLPALTYLDMQDNPFTCGCSDAWFVQWMESNNQTQVVGAGEFTCNYPADLKDTKLLDVELQFCTVDLGLYYYISTTCLVLLTLIASFAYHFLKWEVIYGYYLFLAFLYDTKQRNKHKPHGCQYDAFISYNAHDEPWVLRELLPELEGEQGWKLCLHHRDFQPGKPIIDNIMDGIYGSRKTICVISHRYLESEWCSREIQVASFRLFDEQKDVLILVFLEEIPTHQLSPYHRMRKLVKKRTYLSWPRVGEHTAVFWQQLRLALETKDGPAEENPILSGVQAL, encoded by the coding sequence ATGACACTCAAGATAACCATGCCAGGAGAACGAAGTGGGTCTACATTCTCTCAGCTGAGACTCTGTCTTTGTTTCCTGATGTATTGCTGGGTTCTTGCTGATCCAGTATGTGGGTACTTCCTGAAAAACTGCACAATCCGGGGTAATCTCAGTGACAACTTTAACATGAAAGTACTCTGTTATAACAGGAATATTGAAGTCATGCCTATAAATATTCCTTGTAAAGTAAGTGTTTTAGATGTGGCCATGAATAATATTTCCAAAATCAGAAGGTTGGATTTTAAAGGACTGTCAAACCTCAAAATTCTAAACATGTCCAGAAACCAGATCTCTCAAGTGGACAATGACGCTCTTTTACCCCTAAAGGCGCTTCGAGAGTTGAATCTGGCTCATAACAGACTCACAACCCTGTCAGACCATTTGTTTCAGGGCCTAGCCAACCTCTCCCTGCTACATCTGGACAACAACCTCATTGCAACCATCAGCTCCTCATCATTTCAGCCTCTCTCCAGTTTGAAGACAGTGAATTTAACCAAGAACAACCTTCATAATATGAAGGAAGTTCAGCCCATCGTACAATTACCACACTTACAGGAGTTGTACATTGGGAGCAACAGGTTCACCTCTTTCCAATCACAAGAAATATCAAACATGTCTATAGAGCTGAGGCTGTTGGATTTATCCCGGAATCCATTGGGAGTCTTCAGGATCACGACAGATGTTCTTCCTTACCTTGAGGTGTTAGACATCGCCTACTGTGGCCAACTTGGACACATGGAATGGGATGTCCTGGACAGGTCTTTTCTGAGAAACGTCAAAAGTCTCAACCTGAGCGGGATTGAGATGTCTttggagaggatggctatggtgCTGCAGACAGTCAACTCCTCATTAGTCCATCTGAGACTGTATGACATTAGTGAAGAGAGGGTCAAGGCTCTCATTGATTTTGCCTGCAATATACCCACACTTAGCTTGCTCCGACTGCATCATAACAACATAAGTGCTTTGTCTGAGGAATTTCTGCAGTCATGTAAACAAGTCACCGAAGTGGACttagaaaataataatattattcaGCTGTCAGAGGTATCATTCAGATCAATGGAGCAACTAAGTACCTTGAGACTGGGCCACAACAGGCTTTCTTCCGTACCAGATGCCTCAAGAAATATATCCACACTAATGCTCCTGGATCTCAGCTTCAATATCATCCATAAACTGGGCTGCTCAGATTTCTCCAATCTTACAGGACTCACACAACTCTTTCTTTTCCACAATCAAATCTCCAACCTACCAGGATGTGTATTCCAGGATTTGAAAGACTTAAGGATCCTTAAACTGGGATCAAACAAAATCCTGGCCTTGAATGATGACTTCATGAGTGGTTTGCACAAACTAGAATTTTTGTCGATGTCATACAATAAGCTGAGCTCAATCTCTAAAGGAGACTTTAAAGGCTTAGCATCACTCAAGACCCTGCTTTTATTTGACAATCAGATTGCTAGTCTTGAAGATGGAGCCTTTGAGGGATTGGTGAATCTTACAGAACTTAGACTCCAGTCAAATAAGATCACTCAAATAGACATAAGAAATACTGTGCTCACGGGACTTCCACACTTAAGAACTCTTGATATATCCTGTAATTACATCACATATGTAAATGATGATAAATTagaccctccacccctctctcatcTGACATCTCTGGAGAACCTTTTGATATTTAGTCAGCGTCACAAGGGACTGTGTCATCTACCAATCAACTTTCTTGAAGGTCTGACATCTTTATTGTCATTCCAGGCAGGGAGTCTTAACATTAAGGACCTGCACCCAGACACATTCATTCACACACCCCAGTTGTGGTTCCTTGATATGAGTAAGAATGAGTTCACAGCCCTCACTCCAAAGCTGTTTCACCCAACCCCAAGTCTCAACAGACTTTATCTGCCCAAAGCCCGACTTCAGTCCTTAGATTTCCTCAAAGGAGCAAACCTCAGTAGAGTCACTTTCTTGCAGGTGAGAAAGAATGACATAACAACAGTCAATGAGACAGTGTTGCAATCTCTCCCTGCCTTGACATACCTGGACATGCAAGATAATCCTTTCACCTGTGGCTGCAGCGATGCTTGGTTTGTCCAGTGGATGGAGAGCAACAACCAAACACAAGTTGTTGGTGCAGGAGAATTTACCTGCAACTATCCTGCCGATCTAAAGGACACCAAGTTGTTGGATGTTGAGCTTCAGTTCTGTACAGTGGACTTAGGACTTTACTACTACATCTCTACCACTTGTCTGGTCCTCCTCACCCTGATAGCATCCTTTGCCTACCACTTCCTGAAATGGGAGGTCATTTACGGCTATTACCTCTTCCTGGCTTTCCTCTATGACACCAAGCAAAGGAATAAGCACAAGCCTCATGGCTGTCAGTACGATGCCTTCATTTCCTACAACGCCCACGATGAGCCCTGGGTCCTGAGGGAGCTTCTGCCAGAGCTGGAGGGAGAACAGGGTTGGAAGCTGTGTCTCCACCACCGGGACTTCCAGCCAGGCAAACCAATCATAGACAACATTATGGACGGCATCTACGGAAGCCGCAAGACCATCTGTGTCATCAGCCACCGCTACCTGGAGAGTGAGTGGTGCTCCCGGGAGATCCAGGTGGCCAGCTTCCGGCTCTTTGATGAGCAGAAGGACGTCCTGATTCTGGTGTTCCTGGAGGAGATCCCTACCCACCAGCTGTCACCCTACCACCGGATGAGGAAGCTAGTGAAGAAACGCACATACCTGAGCTGGCCCAGAGTTGGGGAGCACACCGCGGTCTTCTGGCAGCAACTACGGCTGGCTTTAGAGACCAAGGACggccctgctgaagaaaatcccATCCTCTCTGGGGTGCAGGCTCTGTGA